The Saprospiraceae bacterium genome includes a window with the following:
- a CDS encoding transposase — translation MGTDETGGQVNGKLRWLWAWQTRLVTFIVVSSNRGFETIEKYFGEGFVNTILVHDCWKAHFIIGAKGRQICLSHILRELQYFIEKRNKWAYELTKLIWKALALKKIMLTNAEANYETQINQIEKTLNHILNKEIHSKDKKLHTLQKD, via the coding sequence GTGGGAACAGATGAAACAGGAGGCCAGGTAAACGGTAAGTTGCGATGGTTGTGGGCATGGCAAACAAGATTAGTCACCTTTATAGTAGTTTCATCAAATAGAGGCTTTGAAACTATTGAGAAGTACTTTGGCGAAGGATTTGTTAATACTATATTGGTCCATGATTGCTGGAAGGCACACTTCATCATAGGGGCAAAAGGACGTCAGATATGCCTAAGCCATATACTTAGAGAATTACAATACTTTATTGAAAAGAGAAATAAATGGGCTTACGAGTTGACTAAATTAATATGGAAAGCCTTGGCTCTAAAAAAAATAATGCTTACAAATGCTGAAGCCAACTATGAAACACAAATCAACCAAATTGAAAAAACACTAAACCACATACTGAATAAAGAGATACATTCCAAAGATAAAAAACTACATACTTTACAAAAAGACTAA